The Toxorhynchites rutilus septentrionalis strain SRP chromosome 1, ASM2978413v1, whole genome shotgun sequence genome contains the following window.
CTGTGCCGGGGAATGATCTACCAGTGGCGCTGGTAATCAAAGCGGCTGACTCCGAGCTTACGGAAGATGTAATTGTGGATGCGGTAGCCGACTCAATGGTGGACTTCAAACGACTCAGGGGTGGAGTTTATTTCATTGATGGGTTCCCAATGACTCCGTCTGGTAAGGTTCTGCGGCGGAAGTGCCGTGAAATCGCTGTTGAGTTGTATAATGAAAGGAATAATTGACGCTAAGTTCGTTAATTTATTGGTGCTTTGATTGGATGTATTGCAGATATTAAAAGATATTTTGGATTGATTTTCGTATTTCACGGATGAATGCAACTTTATATCGTCTATGTGGAAAAGAAAGGAGACAGTCTATTAgatcaggggttttcaaatggtgctccgcgggaaatttgtacTCCGCGAATGTATAGCAGATGCTCTCACTTGAAAACCGacctcgaaaaaacattcattaatttaatttcactgggcatatagtgCAACCGAAATAGGGTTGTTTCCAGTTGTAAAAAGTtgcaattcgcgttgacggcggaatggtgtcgacatctggatacgatattagtttgtatgaggccaactattctttatcagattagtcgacccagaggcagttttaaattgctaaaatttgtatgaaattttttcttggcgttatttacctgctagaagtacgttgttctgactctaatttaaactattttctatgaattttcagatatacTCACTTTGTTATTTATGTTTGAATACGGAGATTATCGAGGTCACAAAACAGGGATTCACAAAAGCGATGTCCACTTCCTCCAAGAGTTCGGAGGCACTGGAAAGGATATCGCAGGAGAGCTGAAGGTTTTCCCTTCTCCTACCAATCAATTACATAGTCGCGACACCAGGTTCTGGAAGAAGATTCTTCGGTGGTTGACGATCAGCGAGAAGAGAATGTCCAAGTCGCTGTTCTTTCTTTCGTGCGTTGAACGAGtagatatacagtacgaagtaCCTGTCGGAAGCAGCCGTTTTCATTAAGAAGTATCCCATGAATGATGATGTGGCCTTTGGCTGTATCTGGCCACGAACGGAAAGCACATAGAGAATACCAAAAATACATCACGAATAGATAATGAAGTAGAAGAGACGACCATTTTTGCCAGATGAAAACAACCATCACCTTCACTCTCATTCTTATTTACGAACGAGTAGAAAACGTTCGAAAGTATGTCCCATTTgtattcttgttttcgtacgaatcaAATCGATCCATTCGATCTTTCGAAAATTTAACAATTCGAACGAAACGTCTATTCTAGTTTTCGTACGAATGTGTTTTTTCACCTGCCAACCAAACGTCACTTTTTTCTTTCGAATCTCGTTTGTTTGTTTAATCAGTATTCAGTTTTTCGGATAATTCGAGCTTAAGTCgtgttggttctactgctcCATATAGTACAGGAGGAATTCAATCAttaagaattatgaatatgaataatttatttcattttgctTTATTTTTGTGATGTGATGTATTCAACTAGaaatgttattttgtttttccagcagtttctctgtcaaaacacataaaaaataatttgggtGCTTTCGTTGATATCTGCTTTTACTTCATccctgtttattttttttaccgtAAAATTAACTTCATGGTATATTGAAATGACCCTCCCCCCCATCAGAgagaattcgtttctctctctctctccttacAAATTGTAGATGAGATCACGGTAGATAAACAATGGAACCATCCATTAATAACAGTTCGGTTGAAAGGTTTCGTGCCAACGACGCAGGACAATCCTTACTCCctcctgcagaacgacgagtcCGTCGCTGACGCTCTCAATGCGGGAAGTTCTGGTACATCGCatggtgccatcaggaaaaggaaaattcccacttttccatcactccccagaaagaagtcCGCAATTCCCAAGTTGGATTGAAACCTCGAACCGATCGTGTTGAAAATAGAaagaagcaagtacctcctggtttacacggttcttctaccaaccaggggtcctcagcacctTCCGGGACAACACCCAATACGTTtattcctttttcgcggtcaaaGCAACAGTCACAACCTGGCTTGTTTgtgctttctgacctggtggaaaacgttttgaatgctttgaatattaatgactcttttaaaagcatagtattatgtttgcttccggtagggagaacattcttgaaagaaaaatgtgcctttttagcagcctccatttccctcgatgcctgattcagtacaagaggtcaaggatttgaccactgtcatacagtggaattgcagaagcatcaccCCTAAacaagatcaatttaaatttttaattcacaaTTCTAGCTGTGATGTatttttccctctgtgaaacatggttTTCTTCAGACGacgcattgcctcgatatatattcctcccagaacTATGGTAGGCCGCCGTCAGTTTTTTggtattatcgaggcattgcatcttaggtgattttaactcccatggaacaacatgggggtcactctacgatgacaaccgtgccactttgatctATGATCTGTGCGACCACTTCAAAATGACAATTTCGAATACTGGGggagcaactaggatagccaaccctcctacACGGGccagcatgctagacatatctctctgctcttcttcattatccctggattacGTAATCCATGATCCCCActgtagtgatcacctaccaataattttatcgatcgccaatgaatcaagttCGCGTGAGCCAGTCGATATTgcatatgacctcacgaaaaaatattgactggagaaaatttgcggaaataatatctgaagcaattgtttcaatgcatgaacttcctccactcgaagagtacaactttatatcgagtttgatttacgaaagcgcactacAAGCTCataagaaacgtgttcctgttACCTGCTACATTCCGACGTCGTTCTCCATAACTTTGGTGGGataaggagtgttcaaaggtctaccttgaaaaataatccgctttcaaaaaaatcaggtaaactggatcagtggaacggtttcgaaagtaccaagctctagaagccaaactaaaaggtttgattaaagcaaaaaagcgtggatattggcggaagttcgtcaatggtttgtcaagggagaccgctatgagcactctttggaatacggctaggagaatgcgtggctggaaccataccaatgaaagtgaggaatactctgaccgttggattttcaaatttgcaaggaaggtttgtcccgattctgttcctgcacaaagcgtcgtacgcgatattccgctccaatgcgattatgagaatttttcgatggtggaattctcaattgccctcctctcatgtaacaattcagctccggggtcggacaagattaaattcaacttgttgaagaatcttcccgacttggcaaaacagcgtttgctgaacttgttcaacaagtttctggagctgaatattgtcccgcatgactggagacaagtgagagtgattgCCATACGAAAATCCAACAAgtcggcttgcgatcacaactcgtataggccgattgcaatgttatcctgtattcgcaaattgttagagaaaatgattctacttcgtttggacaagtgggtcgaaacgaacaatttgctgtcaaatacgcagtttggcttccgccgaggtaaagggacgaatgattgtctcgcgctgctatcttctgaaatccaaatcgcatttgctcgcagaGAACAAAtgacttccgtttttctcgatatcaaaggggcatttgattcagtttccatggaaattctctcagagaagcttcataatcgtggactttcaccaattctgaataatttcctgtacaatttactgtcagaaaagcacatgaatttctctcatggcaactcaaaatcttctcgttacatttttatgggcctaccgcaaggctcctgcctaagccccctcttgtacagtttttacgtcaatgatatggatgattgtctcactagagactgcacgctgagacaacttgcagacgatggagttatttccatcacgggtactaatcccgtcgctctgcaaaagtcgttgcaagataccctgaacaatctgttcacgtgggccctcaagctgggtatcgaattctctacggagaaaactgaaatggtcgttttttctaggaagcacgaacccgcccaattccagctttacctatccggcaaaacgatccaacactctatgtttttcaaatacctgggtgtatattttgattctaaatgtacctgggggagacacattgcgtatttgaaacagaaatgccagcaaagaatcaattttctccaaacaataaccggaacatggtgggacgcccatccaggagacctcattcagttgtacaaaacaacgatattgtcagtgttagaatatggcagtttttgcttccgatcagctggcaggattcatattctcaagctggagaggatacaatatcgttgcttgcgtatagccatggggtgtttgcattcgacacatacgatgagtctcgaagttttggcaggagtacccccgcttactcttcggttcacagaattatcctacagatttctcatccgttgcaagatcatgaatccattggtgattgataacttcgaaaatctactccaactgactcctcagtcaagttttatgtctttataccatgagtaccttacccacgacgtgcacccttcaccaggcatctccaaccaagtttgcttcccatacttttgcaattcctctgtcatttttgatctgtccatgcgacaaaaaatccatggaataccagatcacctacgctccaatgttattccgtcgatattttcggaaaaatatgggaaagttggatctgataaaatgttctttactgacggttcatacataaacgggtccactggcttcggcatcttcaatgaaaattccagtgcctctttcaaactcaaagatccttgttccgtgtatgtcgcagaaatgggtgcgatatactatgctctagggatcattgaaacactgcccatcgaccattattttattttttcagacagtctcagctcaatagaggcaatccgctcaatgaaagctgataaacgctcatcttatttcctaacaagaataagacatctattgagtgttttggtcgaaaaattattcaagattaccttagcatgggttccctctcattgctcgattccggggaatgagaaagcggactcgctagctaaggtgggcgcttcagaaggcacactttttgaaaggcaaattgcctataatgaattttttcacattcctcgtcaggacacactcgttagttggcagcgcatgtggagtgaagatgagttcggtcgttggttacacacgattatccctaaggtctcgacgagtgcatggttcaagggattgaatgtaggtcgtgatttcattcgcgtgatatctcggcttatgtccaatcactacaacctaaacgcgcatctctatcgcattgggctcgcagcaaacaatctttgtgattgtggcgatggctaccacgacatcgagcatgttgtctggtcgtgtatccggttccatgctgctcgctctcagctctctagagcactgagagcaaaaggcagacaatcgaatatccccgtccgggatatcttaggtagccgtgatcctgatcttctgcttcatctatacctgttcctcagaaacgccgatgtcaacgtttaatgatgttcctTCGTTGTTTcctcgtttcatatccctcctatccgatcgataaacttttacttagtcgcggcaatacatacacacactctttacagatgcacgggccaaaggttgtgcagtccactgatcattcaacaagagccaaaggttgtaccgctcatgacaactctacacgaactgatgattgcgccggctagtgaccattctatcctggattcctcgagtcgagaaagacgcaccacgctagatatggggtacagactagggagcgttgctgattaatggtcagctgcatcccaataggaagtagcccgtggcgggcacacgtatagagcatcgaagactgcaacataccaattatgagaacacttgtaatactaacctcgagccaaccgcgagtaatcggttacatattactaacatagttgtaagacaaaaattgtcaaaatattggactcccggccccgtcaggctaacgccacatgtgccttaataaaaaatatattttggaaaaaaaaaaacacttctttCATGTaacagctccggggtcggaaaaaaattaaattcaacttgttgaagaatcttcccgacctGGCAAAGCAGCGTTTTCTGAACTTGTTCAAcgagtttctggagctgaatattgtcccgcatgactggatacaagtgagagtgattgccatacgaaaacccaacaagtcGGCTTGTGATcgcaattcgtataggccgattgcaatgttatcctgtatccgtaaattgttagagaaaatgattctacttcgtttggacaagtgggtcgaaacgaacaatttgctgtcaaatacgcagtttggcttccgccgaggtaaagggacgaatgattgtctcccgctgctatcttctgaaattcaaattgcatttgctcgtaagaacaaatggcttctatttttcttgatattaaaggggcatttgattcagtttccatggaaattctcttagagaagcttcataatcctggattttcaccaattctgaataatttactgtacaatttactgtcagaaaagcacatgattttctctcatggcagctcgaaatcttctcgttgcagttttatgaacctaccgcaaggctcctgcctaagccccccccccccccccctttgtataatttttacgtcaatgatatggatgattgcctaactagagactgcacgctgagacaacttgcaggcggtggagttatttccatcacgggtgttaatcccgtcgttctacaaaagtcgttgcaagataccctgaacaatctggtCACGTGGGCCcttaagctgggtatcgaattctctacggagaaaactgaaatggtcgtattttgtaggaagcacgaacccgccgaATTCCTACTACACCTATCCGGTAAAACGATCCAatactctatgtttttcaaatatatttcgattctaagtgtacctgggggagacatattgcgtatttgaaacagaaatgccagcaaagaatcaattttctccaaacaattactgGAACATGGTGGAGTGCCCATCTGAAAGAACTCATTAAgctttataaaacaacgatattatcagtgttagaatatggcagtttttgcttccgatcagctgccaagaTTCATATTTTCAAGCTGGATACAATAtggttgcttgcgtatagctatggggtgtttgcattcgatatatacgatgagtctcgaagtcttggcaggagtatcttcgcttactcttcggttcacagaattctcctacagatttctcatccgttgcaaaatcatgaatccatttgtgattaataacttcgaaaatctactttcttttgcaattcctctgtcattttttatctgtccatacGACAAAAAAATTCATGGAAAAatccagatcatctacgctccgattttaTTCCGTTGATatttttcggcagaatatgggaaagttagatctgataaaatgttttttactgatggtTCACACATAAACGGgttcactggcttcggcatcttcaatgaaaattccagtgcctctttatAACTCAGAcgtccttgttccgtgtatgtcgctgaacttgGTGGGATATACTGTGCTCTAggaatcattgaaacactgcgcATCGACCAttattgaagatgccaaagtcgcggcaatacatacgcatactctttacagattcaAACGACACGAGCCGAAGATTGTGCAGGCCATTGATCATTCACCAAgagctgaggattgtaccgctcatgacaactctacacgagctaatGATTGtaccggttagtgaccattcaaCACTGGATTCCTCGAATCGagagagacgcaccacgctagatatggggtacagactaggggggcattactgattaatggtcagctgcatcccaacaggaagtatcccgtgtggGACACATGTAAAAAACATTGGAGAATACAACATCCCCATTATGACAACAAATTGTTTCTAAACTCGAGCCAACCGCTGGTattcggttacatattactaacatagcttAAAAGAAATATTGTCAACATGTTGTAcccccggccccgtgaggctaacgccatatgagccttaacaaaaaaaatatattttggaaaagagtcattttttatatgttatggacgaaacaatgtaaaatgatgattttctaaccttttcagcgtagaaaaaatatttgaaaccgggaaatttgaagaaaaatattgatttttcttaaaaatttaacaaatttcaaaccaaaaaaaCTAGTTGAAAATCTAACGTAGATTAGTCAATACGCGGGCAACGAAATACATGTCGACGTGGAGTAGTAGTGGTGGAGTGAAGTCAAATtggatgaagaggcagatttataTCTAATCGCCTCGCCAATTAAAAGAACCATTTGCTTCAACTCAACATGAATTAACGAAGGTTTGGAGCGAAAATAACTGATGAACGAGTCATGTTTGGCAGCAAATGCGTTCATTGTGATGTAATAACAAGAGAGAGGAAGACTTTTATGAAAATGTACTTGCTCGAAACGAAGCGATTGAGAGGATAGTTAATCTTTATGTTTCGTTTTCAAAAATGTTGGACCCTATCTGGAAATGTGAACAGTCTGGTGGAGAACATCATGGCCAAGCCCTTCGAATCGCTTGATTGTCTTGTCTTGAGCGAGCGCGAGGTATTACAGCTTCGTTTCTTGAGCCATGTGAGCAATGTATTTTTCACAATTATCTCATATTTACGGGACAACAAACAAGCCATGGCTTCCACAGCGATCTCTTCAGTATCGCAAGAACTCTGAGCTGTACAGCGAGCGGGCGTGTGACACCCTACCAAATCATCATCATAGTTTGATTTGCGAACAACATTAAAAAGGAGTTTAACACAACAATGAAACTGACATGTAGATTCAAATCTATTTATTGCAAAATAGCTCCATAAGTGATTCTTGCTGTCAACAAATCGTGTGTGTTTTACTTGAGGATAACGAATAGGATAATTTAACTTCCAACAGTTTACAACCCTCTGGTTAATATATGGATATCATTCTCTCCGCTAATATTCTAGCCTTAAAGCGTTCTTGGCATTTAGAGGTATTCCGGATAGACTTAACTTAACACTAAACGGGGGTTGGAATTTCAAAGCGTAAGAAATTTGTACCCAGGGATGAGAATCAGGGGGCAGCCCCTTCAATCCTCGAACCGAATCTTTTTGTTCGGTGGCGGCTCGCTGCCTTCCggtttgtctcgatttttgtgATCGTACAGCCCTGCCCGAACAAAGCGCTTGGCCGCTCCTTGGTCCAGCACTGGTCGATTGTACTTGTGGTCGTAGATTTCTTTCTCGCGTAGCATCGCTGCCTTGATGCGAGCGAGCTCATCCTTGATGCCATGCtggaaacaaaaaatcaatttttgaattAGCTGAAAATAAAGGAATCTTCGATTCAAACTCACTTTGTTCGGGTCGAGTCCGATAATCTTGTGGTACATCCAGTAGAGTGAATTGACACTGTACGAGAGGTGCAAATCATATTTCACCTTCTCGTCGACCGTGAAGCCCTCGTACTTTTTGTAGTCCTCCCGGGCAGCAGCTAGATTCTGTCTGATTTTTTCGATGCACTCCGACAGGGTTTCGTTTTTGTTGATAAAAGCCGTGTCATTCCGGAGCTCCCCGTAATCGAAATCTTCTATTTCGATAGTATCCATTGTTAGGGGGTGGCTGAAGCAGTAATAAAGTTGGTATTGGTACGCCTTATTTATAAGTATTAAATATTTGCAAATTTCTACCTCCAAcaatgtaaacaaaacgaggatTGACAGCAATTCAAATGCTTTCGCGTTTGaaccaggggtacgactaaaacgtcaaatccctcatattgccagtgtacccaatattgctgcggtttactgacattttggttctatcaattactgttgtttacaactcggttcggttatatagtcgaatagtggctttaaactccatgttaaatgtgaacaccatgtgaaaccgaaatatgaaaatcgctcatgcagttagaataaagcagtgcatttttcgatttcaatcctcgtaaatgatatgttgataaacaaatgacgccatattgattttgattttgggtagcctatattcaattgatgtctaacccctggtttGAACGCtgacatttctcgcgtaacttttgaaaaggtcctatgtaacaaatgtaaacaaatcaagttaatggatgcacgctattaattttcaatcattgaatgcattacaaaaacaatcgttcacgta
Protein-coding sequences here:
- the LOC129761955 gene encoding nuclear nucleic acid-binding protein C1D-like, which translates into the protein MDTIEIEDFDYGELRNDTAFINKNETLSECIEKIRQNLAAAREDYKKYEGFTVDEKVKYDLHLSYSVNSLYWMYHKIIGLDPNKHGIKDELARIKAAMLREKEIYDHKYNRPVLDQGAAKRFVRAGLYDHKNRDKPEGSEPPPNKKIRFED